A single genomic interval of Electrophorus electricus isolate fEleEle1 chromosome 4, fEleEle1.pri, whole genome shotgun sequence harbors:
- the slc25a17 gene encoding peroxisomal membrane protein PMP34 isoform X2, which yields MLGLACRLCCFAVDEQRKARSTPAVLAEIVKEEGLLAPYRGWFPVICSLCCSNFVYFYCFHSLKATWLRGQRSTPGKDLIIGIVAGVVNVLLTTPLWVVNTRLKLQGAKFRNANVQPTQYHGIMDALVQIVQREGVGALWNGTFPSLLLVLNPGVQFMIYEALKRQLRRGVLRELSSVEAFLIGAVAKAVATTVTYPLQTVQSILRFGQHRQPTEQSKLLNSLRSVTYLLINRVRRSGVQGLFKGLEAKLLQTVLTAALMFLLYEKITAATFRAMGVKQRVPSR from the exons ATGCTGGGTCTTGCATGCCGCCTGTGTTGTTTTGCAGTGGATGAACAGCGGAAAGCAAGGTCCACCCCAGCAGTTCTGGCTGAGATTGTGAAGGAGGAGGGCCT gTTAGCTCCCTACAGGGGTTGGTTTCCAGTCATCTGCAGTCTGTGCTGCTCCAACTTTGTCTACTTCTACTGCTTTCACAGTCTGAAGGCCACATGGCTCCGGGGTCAGCGGTCAACCCCAGGCAAAGACTTAATTATCGGCATTGTTGCAG gtgtagtgAATGTTCTCTTAACGACTCCGCTCTGGGTAGTCAATACCAGACTCAAACTGCAGGGGGCCAAGTTCAGAAATGCAAACGTACAACCCACACAGTACCATGGGATTATGG atgCCTTGGTGCAGATTgtccagagagagggagtgggtgctCTTTGGAATGGCACATTTCCTTCTCTGTTGCTGGTACTGAATCCTGGTGTGCAGTTCATGATCTATGAGGCTTTGAAGAGGCAACTGAGGAGAGGGGTATTACGAGAG TTGTCCTCTGTGGAGGCGTTCCTGATCGGAGCTGTTGCCAAGGCAGTAGCTACCACGGTAACCTACCCACTGCAGACAGTTCAGTCCATCCTACGG TTTGGTCAGCACAGGCAGCCAACAGAGCAATCCAAACTACTGAACAGCCTGAGGAGTGTTACATACCTTCTAATTAACAGAGTCcg GAGGTCGGGTGTACAGGGGCTCTTTAAGGGTCTGGAGGCGAAGCTGCTGCAGACGGTCCTTACTGCTGCGCTGATGTTTCTGCTCTACGAGAAGATCACTGCTGCCACCTTCAGGGCCATGGGGGTCAAACAGCGGGTCCCCTCCCGCTGA
- the slc25a17 gene encoding peroxisomal membrane protein PMP34 isoform X1: MGRSGASFLAKMAPDDFKLADVFSYGSLVHAVAGAMGSMTAMTVFFPLDTARLRLQVDEQRKARSTPAVLAEIVKEEGLLAPYRGWFPVICSLCCSNFVYFYCFHSLKATWLRGQRSTPGKDLIIGIVAGVVNVLLTTPLWVVNTRLKLQGAKFRNANVQPTQYHGIMDALVQIVQREGVGALWNGTFPSLLLVLNPGVQFMIYEALKRQLRRGVLRELSSVEAFLIGAVAKAVATTVTYPLQTVQSILRFGQHRQPTEQSKLLNSLRSVTYLLINRVRRSGVQGLFKGLEAKLLQTVLTAALMFLLYEKITAATFRAMGVKQRVPSR; encoded by the exons ATGGGTCGGTCTGGTGCTTCTTTTCTTGCAAAAATGGCTCCTGATGACTTTAAACTTGCGGATGTTTTCTCATACGGAAGTCTCGTGCACGCAGTGGCGGGAGCAATG GGCAGTATGACAGCAATGACAGTTTTCTTTCCCCTGGACACCGCAAGGCTTCGGCTGCAAG TGGATGAACAGCGGAAAGCAAGGTCCACCCCAGCAGTTCTGGCTGAGATTGTGAAGGAGGAGGGCCT gTTAGCTCCCTACAGGGGTTGGTTTCCAGTCATCTGCAGTCTGTGCTGCTCCAACTTTGTCTACTTCTACTGCTTTCACAGTCTGAAGGCCACATGGCTCCGGGGTCAGCGGTCAACCCCAGGCAAAGACTTAATTATCGGCATTGTTGCAG gtgtagtgAATGTTCTCTTAACGACTCCGCTCTGGGTAGTCAATACCAGACTCAAACTGCAGGGGGCCAAGTTCAGAAATGCAAACGTACAACCCACACAGTACCATGGGATTATGG atgCCTTGGTGCAGATTgtccagagagagggagtgggtgctCTTTGGAATGGCACATTTCCTTCTCTGTTGCTGGTACTGAATCCTGGTGTGCAGTTCATGATCTATGAGGCTTTGAAGAGGCAACTGAGGAGAGGGGTATTACGAGAG TTGTCCTCTGTGGAGGCGTTCCTGATCGGAGCTGTTGCCAAGGCAGTAGCTACCACGGTAACCTACCCACTGCAGACAGTTCAGTCCATCCTACGG TTTGGTCAGCACAGGCAGCCAACAGAGCAATCCAAACTACTGAACAGCCTGAGGAGTGTTACATACCTTCTAATTAACAGAGTCcg GAGGTCGGGTGTACAGGGGCTCTTTAAGGGTCTGGAGGCGAAGCTGCTGCAGACGGTCCTTACTGCTGCGCTGATGTTTCTGCTCTACGAGAAGATCACTGCTGCCACCTTCAGGGCCATGGGGGTCAAACAGCGGGTCCCCTCCCGCTGA